A single region of the Silene latifolia isolate original U9 population chromosome 8, ASM4854445v1, whole genome shotgun sequence genome encodes:
- the LOC141597361 gene encoding uncharacterized protein LOC141597361, with amino-acid sequence MPKASRDRSVSYGKSKRSPLHCSSSLSCESKPTNPPATVEEVKEWEDARCPVCMEHPHNAVLLICSSYHKGCRPYMCDTSYRHSNCLDQFRKSFTEAPVEVNQPSSETSALTITQDEGKSHNAIAVELLSSMRKLDQKLVCPLCRGQISGWVVVNLARDFMNSKARSCACESCEFTGTYTDLRKHARSDHPQVRPSEADPERQRSWRHLERQRDIGDVLSTIQSSFGEDQDDDAILPMDDRGWITIFFLFRVWRPSTSPRSSTSWSGTSRARTRAQTGARRRSARLWGESYEPEPGSNSVEDDESSDGGSMTWRRRVRRRLSTPDDEI; translated from the coding sequence ATGCCCAAGGCAAGTAGGGATCGATCTGTTTCTTATGGGAAGTCCAAAAGATCTCCATTACACTGTAGCTCGAGTTTGTCCTGTGAATCTAAGCCAACTAACCCACCTGCAACAGTGGAAGAAGTGAAAGAATGGGAGGATGCCAGGTGTCCTGTTTGTATGGAGCATCCTCACAACGCAGTGCTTCTCATCTGTTCCTCATACCACAAGGGCTGCCGGCCTTACATGTGTGACACAAGTTATCGTCACTCGAATTGTCTTGACCAATTCCGGAAGTCTTTTACTGAAGCTCCTGTAGAAGTCAATCAGCCTTCGTCAGAGACTTCTGCATTGACCATCACTCAAGATGAAGGAAAATCCCATAATGCTATAGCTGTAGAACTTTTATCTAGCATGCGTAAACTCGACCAAAAACTAGTTTGCCCCCTTTGTCGAGGCCAGATTAGTGGTTGGGTTGTGGTCAATTTGGCTCGGGATTTCATGAACTCCAAGGCCCGAAGCTGTGCTTGTGAATCCTGTGAGTTCACCGGAACCTACACTGATCTGAGAAAGCATGCGCGGTCGGACCATCCTCAAGTTAGGCCCTCAGAGGCTGATCCTGAAAGGCAGAGGAGTTGGAGGCACCTTGAAAGGCAaagggatattggtgatgtgcttaGTACTATTCAGTCTTCATTTGGGGAGGATCAAGATGATGATGCCATACTCCCGATGGATGACCGCGGTTGGATAACTATATTCTTCCTTTTCCGGGTTTGGCGCCCGTCAACTAGCCCGAGAAGTAGTACTAGTTGGTCCGGTACATCTAGGGCCCGGACTCGGGCTCAGACCGGTGCTAGGAGGAGATCAGCTAGGTTATGGGGAGAGAGCTATGAACCTGAGCCAGGTTCTAATTCAGTGGAGGATGATGAGTCCTCGGATGGCGGTTCAATGACATGGCGACGCCGTGTGAGGAGACGGTTATCCACCCCGGATGATGAAATTTGA